In Campylobacter mucosalis, a single window of DNA contains:
- a CDS encoding LemA family protein: MNEILVFFLVIVVLLVGTVIAIYNSLIAKQNQVKNINASVDVALKNRYDLIPNLVATVKQYATHENELLTKVVELRSRAINAVGIENFKTNNEISATLGGIKILAESYPELKASENFIHLQKSLNEVEAQIGAARRAYNSAVMVYNNAVQMFPSNIIANMFKFSLQEFFEAPEAEQKTLDIKELFR, translated from the coding sequence ATGAATGAAATTTTGGTATTTTTTCTAGTTATAGTTGTGCTTTTAGTTGGCACAGTAATCGCCATTTACAACTCCTTAATAGCAAAGCAAAATCAAGTAAAAAACATAAACGCAAGTGTTGATGTCGCACTTAAAAATCGATATGATTTAATACCAAATTTAGTAGCTACCGTAAAACAATACGCAACGCACGAAAACGAGCTTTTAACAAAGGTAGTAGAGCTTAGAAGCAGAGCCATAAACGCTGTGGGTATTGAAAATTTTAAAACAAACAACGAAATAAGCGCCACTCTTGGTGGCATAAAAATACTAGCAGAGAGCTATCCTGAGCTAAAAGCTAGTGAAAATTTCATACACCTACAAAAGAGCCTAAACGAGGTTGAGGCGCAAATTGGTGCGGCAAGACGTGCGTATAATTCAGCTGTTATGGTTTATAACAACGCAGTTCAGATGTTTCCAAGCAATATCATCGCAAATATGTTTAAATTTAGCCTTCAAGAGTTTTTTGAAGCTCCAGAAGCCGAACAAAAAACTCTTGATATTAAAGAACTTTTTAGATGA
- a CDS encoding DUF3137 domain-containing protein, which translates to MASVTLYSYLNVRFTKNIRADFKEYVMPKILKEIEPNLSYQRQNFIDQNEFFATEIFSTDYSKYSGNDLMVGKVEDVLVKFSDVLIKKEIQNDKQKDEIVVFCGICFIAKFNKKIKATTQVIDKMAKFSFGSGEKAVMDDILFERYFRTYTHDQVVARYLLTPKFMQNLCKLKELFKAPVCAVFMGENLYLYIDLRRDSFELDMKKPIDIDRLNAYKSEVKIFIDIVKVLNLNDDLFVVSQKANQSVTDQVSVR; encoded by the coding sequence ATGGCCTCTGTAACGCTTTATAGCTATCTAAATGTGCGTTTTACAAAAAATATAAGAGCGGACTTTAAAGAGTATGTTATGCCTAAAATTTTAAAAGAGATCGAGCCAAATTTAAGCTATCAAAGGCAAAATTTTATAGATCAAAATGAGTTTTTTGCGACTGAAATTTTTAGTACAGACTACTCAAAATACAGCGGAAACGATCTAATGGTTGGCAAAGTAGAAGATGTTTTGGTTAAATTTAGCGATGTTTTAATCAAAAAAGAAATTCAAAACGATAAGCAAAAAGACGAAATAGTCGTATTTTGTGGTATATGCTTCATAGCTAAATTTAACAAAAAGATAAAAGCCACGACACAAGTTATAGACAAAATGGCAAAATTCTCTTTTGGTAGCGGAGAAAAAGCCGTAATGGACGATATTTTATTTGAAAGATATTTTAGGACCTACACGCACGATCAAGTCGTAGCTAGATACCTGCTAACGCCAAAATTTATGCAAAACCTATGCAAACTAAAAGAGCTATTTAAAGCCCCGGTTTGTGCTGTTTTTATGGGCGAAAATTTGTATTTATATATAGACTTAAGGCGTGATAGCTTTGAGCTTGATATGAAAAAACCAATAGATATTGATAGGTTAAACGCTTATAAAAGTGAGGTGAAAATTTTTATAGATATCGTGAAGGTGCTAAATTTAAATGATGATCTGTTTGTGGTTAGCCAAAAGGCTAACCAAAGTGTTACTGACCAAGTATCAGTGAGATAA
- a CDS encoding DUF945 family protein — MKKILFFLVLVGALALGGSYFAGKKVQEEYNKFVSYVEKELNLKVENKKYTSGLFESKGSFDLKISQADVLTKFGYEDTEPSGDELKLNLDTKISHSPLSFVSGFKSSTNVKVVNEDMQDTLKKAIGSNVIASVDMIATLDEKKDFKIKFADVNFKEDGKNVKTQSINFEVLAAQNSIKSLKSSIKNINLDDSEFAAQIKNLSYDLEYKEPVSLNDFSYIKLFSYPYKNDIKVDTFTIKEADSIKFDDFKYSENASWADEAKGLMASDGEYSTKTLEINGIKLKELLLKTSMKNMNMKSYEKLINATYSDDMELSISGLREFFSFKPRFDITKFSLKNESGNELNFSSNAFVEGDIAQNADIFSILGTLRFDAKLHINTNFAEFFKGLENAENIEASLLEMGMIKPDENKGFVSYMKFDPSKYMDIMINDKIGLISLILGQ; from the coding sequence ATGAAGAAAATTTTATTTTTTCTAGTTTTAGTTGGTGCTTTGGCACTTGGTGGTAGTTACTTTGCAGGAAAAAAGGTGCAGGAGGAATATAACAAATTTGTCTCTTATGTAGAAAAAGAGCTTAATTTAAAAGTTGAAAACAAAAAATATACTTCAGGTCTTTTTGAATCTAAGGGTTCTTTTGATTTAAAAATCAGCCAAGCAGATGTTCTTACAAAATTTGGATATGAGGATACCGAGCCTAGCGGAGATGAGCTTAAGTTAAATTTGGATACGAAAATTTCTCACAGTCCGCTATCATTCGTATCTGGTTTTAAGTCATCAACAAATGTAAAAGTTGTAAACGAGGATATGCAAGATACGCTTAAAAAAGCGATTGGCTCAAACGTTATTGCCAGTGTTGATATGATAGCAACTTTAGATGAAAAGAAAGATTTTAAGATTAAATTTGCAGATGTAAATTTTAAAGAAGATGGCAAAAATGTAAAGACCCAGAGCATAAATTTTGAAGTTTTAGCAGCTCAAAATAGCATAAAATCACTCAAATCAAGCATTAAAAATATTAATTTAGATGATAGTGAGTTTGCTGCTCAGATTAAAAATTTAAGCTACGATTTGGAGTATAAAGAGCCTGTAAGTCTTAATGATTTTAGCTATATTAAATTGTTTTCATACCCATATAAAAATGACATAAAGGTTGATACTTTTACCATAAAAGAAGCTGATAGTATAAAATTTGATGATTTTAAATATAGTGAAAATGCTTCTTGGGCTGATGAAGCAAAGGGTTTAATGGCATCAGATGGTGAATATAGTACAAAAACTCTTGAGATAAATGGCATAAAGTTAAAAGAGCTTTTGCTTAAGACAAGTATGAAAAATATGAATATGAAGTCATACGAGAAGTTGATTAATGCAACTTATAGCGATGATATGGAGTTATCAATTAGTGGTTTAAGAGAATTTTTCTCATTTAAGCCTAGATTTGACATAACTAAATTTAGTCTAAAAAATGAAAGTGGCAATGAGCTAAATTTCAGCTCTAATGCATTTGTAGAAGGTGATATAGCACAAAATGCGGATATTTTCTCTATCCTTGGTACTTTAAGGTTTGACGCAAAACTACATATAAATACAAATTTTGCCGAGTTTTTTAAAGGCTTAGAAAACGCAGAAAATATCGAAGCTTCACTACTTGAAATGGGCATGATAAAACCTGATGAAAACAAAGGTTTTGTTAGCTATATGAAGTTTGATCCTAGCAAATACATGGATATTATGATAAACGATAAAATCGGACTTATCTCACTGATACTTGGTCAGTAA